The Afifella aestuarii DNA segment TGGAATGCTGCTTGTGTCAGGCAGCAAGAGCGACAGTTACGCGGGCGAGGGCTGCTTCGACGTCGAGGATCAACATCAATTCGCCCGAGACGTGATAGACACCCTTGACGATCTCCGCCCAGCGCGGGTCGAGGTTCGGGGGGCAGGGCTCGAGCGCCTCTTCCAGGTGCATGACCTCGCCGACCTCATCGATGATGAGGCCGAAAGATTCGCTCTTGTACTCGATGCCGACGGCCATCTTTTCTTTCGCATCGCTCGGCGGGAAGCCGAGCAACTGGCGAAGATCGATGGTGGTGACGATGCGTCCACGCAGATTGAGGACGCCTTCCACTTCTTTCGGAGCGAGAGGAACGCGCGTCACCTGTTCAGGGACGAACACCTCGTGGACCGCTGCGATCGGGAGGCCGAAGCGCTGGCCACCGATGCGGACGGTGACGTACTGATTGGCGGCCGACGTCCGCACGTCGTGGACGTTATGCTGGCTCATGCTGCTTCTCCATAGATCGGGGCGCATTGCTTGATCGCCGCGATGAGTTCGCTGCGATCGACCTTCGTTGCGATGCGATCGAAGCCAATGAGGTTTTCCTCACCCGGGCGCACCCGAGACTTGGGGCTGCCGAGTGCCATCAAGGGGACATGCTGCATGTCCGCCTGGCTGCGAACGGCGGCCGCGAAGGCGGCCGGGTCCATCGCCGGAGTGTCGAGGTCGGTGACCACGAGGTCGAAGCGGTGCCCTTCCGTAATCTGAGCAAGTGCATCTTCCGCGTTCGAGGCCAGCGACACCCGATATCCGGCACTGCGCAGGATCGGCTCCACCATGTTGCGGTAGAAGACGTTGCCGCCGACGAAGAGGAGCTTCTTGCCCTTGCGTTCGGCCTGTTCGGGCGCGTCGCGGAAGGCAATCTCGAGGAAGTGCGAAATGTCGACGATGTCCGTCGCCTTGCCGCCGAGCACAGCGCTGCCGAGAAGCCCCGGTGTCTCGGAGGGAAGCTCGATATTGAGCGGCTCCTGGACGATGTCGACGATTTCGTCGACCACGAGACCCATCGTATTGCCGTTGTCGGAGAAGACGAGCATCGGCTGGGTTCCCGTCGTGCGCTGTTCCACCTCATGGTTGACGTAGACGAGCGGGATGAGCGCACCGCGGTAGTTGAGGATCGGCTGACCGCCGGCCCATTCGACTTTTTCGGTCTCGAATTCCTCGAGACGCGTGACGAGCGACAGTGGCACTGCTTTCGGCTCGCGACCGCCCGCCCGGAAGACGAGCATGGAAACGGCGTCGTTGGTTTCCTCCTGCTCTTCGGCGTCGGCGGTGGCCGCGGCGATCGTCTGATCGATGCTGCTTGCGGCCTGCTGGGCGACACCGTTCGGATCGACGATCATGATCACGCGTCCGTCGCCGAGGATCGTCGAGCCTGAGAACATGCCGATGTGGCGCAGCATGGACGACATCGGCTTCACCACGATTTCTTCGGTGTGGAAGACCGCGTCGACGATGACACCAAAGATCTGATTGCCGACCTGCATGACGGCAATGAAGCCGCTCTCCTGGTCTGCGACCTCGTCTTTGACGCTGCCGAGAAGCGCACCGAGATGAACGATCGGCAGGAGCTTGTCACGCAGCCTAAGGACGGGCGCGTCCTTGAGACGCTCGATCTTGTGCTCGGAATCCGGCTGGATACGGACGAGCTCGACCACGGCCAGCTGCGGCACCGCGAAACGTTCGCCGGCAACTTCCACGATCAGAGCCGGCACGATCGCCAGGGTGAGCGGGATCTTGATGACGAA contains these protein-coding regions:
- a CDS encoding chemotaxis protein CheW; this encodes MSQHNVHDVRTSAANQYVTVRIGGQRFGLPIAAVHEVFVPEQVTRVPLAPKEVEGVLNLRGRIVTTIDLRQLLGFPPSDAKEKMAVGIEYKSESFGLIIDEVGEVMHLEEALEPCPPNLDPRWAEIVKGVYHVSGELMLILDVEAALARVTVALAA